From Nicotiana tabacum cultivar K326 chromosome 20, ASM71507v2, whole genome shotgun sequence, one genomic window encodes:
- the LOC107826553 gene encoding uncharacterized protein LOC107826553, with the protein MVTSWILNSLSKEISDSVEYVSDSVELWRELEDRYDQTNGAKLYQIQKEINDLVQGSLDINAYYTRTKRLWEELSNLSAKSQCTCVCTYGSKDNMHKAEQDRRLIQFLMGLNEVYTTMRGSILIMKPLPSLAQTFSLLVQEEKQREFKPNNQLSLESTLLHVNTVPSQHQNPFGARNFKTHYTANSGHFKGRPF; encoded by the coding sequence ATGGTAACTTCCTGGATTCTCAATTCCCTATCAAAGGAAATTTCTGATAGTGTTGAATATGTTAGCGATTCAGTAGAGTTATGGAGAGAATTGGAAGATCGATATGATCAAACGAATGGTGCAAAGCTGTAtcaaattcaaaaagaaattAATGATCTCGTTCAAGGATCCTTGGACATTAATGCCTACTACACGCGAACAAAAAGGCTATGGGAAGAATTGAGCAATCTCAGTGCAAAGTCTCAGTGCACCTGTGTTTGTACGTATGGGTCAAAGGACAATATGCATAAGGCAGAACAGGACAGACGACTTATTCAGTTTCTGATGGGCTTGAACGAAGTGTACACAACAATGCGAGGAAGCATTTTAATTATGAAACCTCTGCCATCATTGGCGCAGACCTTTTCTCTGTTAGTACAAGAGGAAAAGCAAAGGGAGTTCAAACCAAACAATCAACTGAGCCTAGAGTCTACCTTACTTCATGTGAATACTGTGCCTTCACAACATCAGAATCCTTTTGGAGCTCGGAATTTCAAAACACATTATACAGCCAACTCAGGCCATTTCAAGGGTCGACCATTCTGA